AGCTGTTTCAGAGAACTGTCCTCAGGGAGTAACTCAAAATATTTAACTATTTCTGACCCTTTTTCAAATGCAGATTGCTTTAACTCGTCAAATTGTTTTTTAACAATCCGGTTTAGCAGGTTTAAATAATCTGTAATTCTTTGAGTCCGGTAATCAGGTTGTTTTTCTGAAATGGGCTTGTACTCTTCATTCAACTCACGGTAATAATAACCACGCATCATTTCAATCAAGCGGTCTTCAATGATAGACAGCACTGATGAAATACCATAACGCGCCACTTTTACAGGAGAGTCGATGGTGTAAGCCAAGCCCATAACCGGAATATGAAAGGTATGTTCTGATACTTTGTGCATGTTAATTTTTTTTTGCTGTAAAGAGAAACAAAACGCGCGTGTAAAAACATGATTTTGATCAGGTTTTGAAAACTGTGACAATTTTACGACTGACAAAATTTCATTTTTTTCTTAATGGTATATTCCTTGATGTGAGGGAGTCTGTAGAAAGTAAAAATATAATTCATACGATATGGCACAAAAAGGATCGATTTCAGTAAACACGGAAAACATCTTTCCTATTATTAAAAAATTTCTTTATTCCGATCATGATATTTTCTTGCGCGAATTAGTAGCTAATGCTACAGATGCTTCGCAAAAGTTGCAAAAGTTGGCGGGCATTGGTGATTTTAAAGGAGAGTTGGGCGACTTAACTATCCGCATCAAAGTAGATAAAGATAAAAAGACTTTGATTATTTCTGATCGCGGTATTGGTATGACCGAGGCTGAAGTGATGAAATACATCAATCAGGTGGCGTTTTCGGGGGCAACTGAATTTGTTGAGAAATTTAAAGACATCGATACTACTTCAATTATCGGTAAATTCGGTTTAGGTTTTTATTCGGCATTTATGGTAGCCGAAAAGGTGGAGTTGGTGACCAAGTCTTACCAAGATGCTCCTGCAGTAAAATGGACATGTGATGGTTCTACGGAATTTAGCATTGAAGAAGTTGAAAAGGCAGATAGAGGTACTGATATTATACTTTATCTGAACAGCGATTCGGAAGAGTTTTTAGAAGACATTAAAGTTCGTGATATTCTGAACCGTTATTGTCGCTTTATGCCAATTTCGATAGTATTTGGTAAAGACACTGAAAAAATAAAAGAAGGAGAAGAAGAAAAAACGGTTGAAAAAGATCATGTGATCAATTCAGTTCAGCCACTGTACGCTCGCGATCCGCAGTCATTAAAAGATGAAGATTATTTGAACTTTTATCGTGAGTTGTATCCAATGGCTGAAGATCCATTATTCTGGATTCATCTCAATGTTGATTATCCGTTCAATCTTACCGGAATACTATATTTCCCTAAGGTGAAAAACGACATCACATTGCATAAAGATAAAATTCAACTTTACTCGCGACAGGTATTCATTACAGATAATGTAGAGAATATCGTTCCTGAGTTTTTACGCTTAATGCACGGAGTTATCGATTCGCCTGATATTCCTTTGAATGTTTCACGTTCATACCTGCAGTCGGATGCTAATGTAAAGAAAATCAGCAACTACATTACACGTAAGGTAGCTGATAAGTTAGAAGAATTGTTTAAAAACGACCGAGTTTTATTTGAGCAAAAATGGGAGAGCATTGGCCTGTTTGTGAAATACGGCATGGTGACCGACGAGAAATTCTTTGAAAAAGCTCAGAAATTCTGCTTATATGAAAGTTTGGATAGCAAATTCTTCACTTTAGAAGAATACAAAGAAAAAATCAAAGATAATCAGGTTGATAAAGACGGGAATTATACCTTAATCTATACTTCAAGTCCATCCCAACAAGATATTTTCATTCGTGCGGCTAAAAATCGAGGTTTTGATGTGTTGAAGATGGACGCTTTGATTGATAATCATTTTATCAGCAATGTTGAATATAAGCTTGAAAAAGTACGTATGAAACGTGTTGATGCTGACACTGTGGATAAACTGGTTGAAACTGATTCAAAGTTAGACGTTGCATTAACTGAGGAGCAGAAAAAAGAAGTTGACTCAATTTTCAAAAAGGCTACCGGTAATGATAAGCTTGATTTGGAAGTTGCAGCTATGAGCGGCGATGAAATGCCGGTAAGTATTGTTCGTCCTGAGTTTATGCGAAGAATGATGGAAATGCAAGAACTATCGGGCGGCAATGGGGGTATGTTTGGCTTTAACGGGTTCGGAGCAGAAAAAGTAATGGTAAATGGGAATCATCCGCTTATTCAAAAGTTGTTAAAAGAAACTGAAGAAAAACAAGGTCAGTTAGCCCGTCAGGCTTACGATTTAGCTTTGTTAGCACAGGGTATGCTTAAAGGAGAGGCCCTTACTAACTTTATTCATCGTTCACTTGAGATTGTTGATTAAGTGTGAAGAATTTCAAATATGTACTCAAGGCAGCTACTATTTAGCTGCCTTGAGTGTTTTAAAAAGATTAGGAGTGATATCAATCGTAATGCCTAACGTACTGAATATTGGCATGTAGTTTAAACTTTTGTTGCCATATTTTCGTGAATAACCTAGCTGATAATGAAACTTAACTGGTTGTAAACCTGCCCGAACAGTGAATGAGGGCTCATAGAAAAAAGTAGTTTGATGATCTAAATTTCCAAGCTCATCAACTTCTATCATTTCGCCATTGAAATTAGTTGTGCTTTTTCCGAAGTTAAGCGCCGTTAACCGCATGCTAAAAGCCAATTCGACATATTTCTTTTTTATTCCAAAACTTGGGTTAATAAAGAATTTATAAGTAGGAATTTGATAGTTATAATTAATAGGATCATTGGTAAATTTCGAATCAATTTTAAATCTCCCCAATCCAACGCCACCATATAATTCAAAAAGTAAGTTTTGTTCATACTTCCTAAAGTATCCTGCCCCTGCTTCAAAAACAAGGTGATGGCCATTTTTTTCATTTTCCTCCTTATTCCCATTGATTGTGGTTGAACTTGGCTGCGATTCATTGTAAAAGCTTATATTACTAAATAGGCCAATATTTTTGTCTGGAGCATATGCAACAGAAATATCTCCCGGCATGGATGTAGTTACTTTTAATTCATTTTTCTCAGTTAATAATGGAGTTTGTACCGGAGTTGGGAAATATTTGGTCATTGAGCAGGAGGGAAAAAATAAAGTAGGGGGCAATAAAATAAGTAATAAAGTATTTTTCATAGTAGCTATTAGTTTGGTTAAATGGTTAAATATAGAGATGCAACTAAAAAATATTATGAAAAAAATACTAATAAATAGTTAAGTGAAAAGTAGAGGTATAAATTTCTACCAAGGTGTTTAGTTGTTAATTTTAAGGTTAAGGTTAAGGTGAAGATGTCGATTTAAAGAAAGTTAGTCTATTGCACCACTTTATTAGCACAATTACTGCTTGCAAATGCCTCTGGTTTAGCTTTAAATACAAAGCCCATGCTTAATATATAACCCATAGCCTCGTGCAAGGCAATGTTTGATTTAAAACTAGGGTTGGTATTAATATCTGCATGTACTTCCATTTCAACTTCATATAGCTCAAGTAAAGGACAAAGTGCATAGGCAATATCAATTGATTTTTGGACTTCTGTTAACATTCGCTCTCGAATACCCATCTTTTTAATGGATTTATCCTGATGGATGTACATAAAACCACCATGATGTTCGCGCAAAAAGACAATTACGGTTGCATAGTCGATCGTGTCGCCTTTAATTTGTGAGTCAGTGCCGATGCATACCTTTAATTTGTAGCCTTGAGCACTTTCTCTCTCAATGGCTTTTTCTACCTCCTCTAAAATGGGGAAATGAATAATTTCTCCGTTGAATTTTTTCCAAGCCATAACCAATGATTTTAAAAATTAAACTTTACTCCAGAATAATTTCTGTGAGGTTATTATAAAGATATAGCTTTTTAATTATTAAAAACCAAAGAGTTACGTTAAAGTTTTGTGAACGCTGTTGAGATGTTTTTGGAAATTTTCATTTTTTATTAATCTTCAATGAGAATGCCCATTTTTCCCATCCTATAATCACGCATTGCTTCTAAAATTTCGCCTTCGTAATTCATAACAAATGGGCCGTGTGCAACAATAGGTTCATTAATGGGTTCACCGGTCATGATAATCGCACGCAAATCCTTGATTGCTTCTATCGTAATGACTTTGCCATCGTTGTTAAATTTGATAGCGGTTTCAGCATCAACAAGGCCCAAGCCCGCAATTCGTAATTGACCGTTAAGTAAATACAAAAAAGCGTTATGATTACTTGGTAATTCAAGTTGCATTTTTCCGTTTTTTTCGGCCTTAATTACATAGGCATTAATTGGGGTAATATGTTGAATACTTCCCTTGATTCCACTTAACTCCCCTGCAACTATTTTGACCTCAATTAATTCATCATCGCTTTTTATAAAAGGTATTTCTGCTGAAGCTATAGGGAAATATTGGGGTTGATCCATTTTATGGGCCCTTGGAGTATTGATCCAAAGTTGCACAAGTTCTTGCTTTCCTCCAAAGTTTTGAATGTCATGGGGAGGTCGTTCACTATGCATTATACCCATGCCCGAATTCATCCATTGGACACCACCTTCATAAATAATGCTATTATTCCCTCGGCTATCTCGATGATGAACGCCTCCTTCAAAAACAAATGTAACTGGAGAAAAACCTCGATGAGGATGAGGTGCGAATCCTGCTTTTACCGGATTGATATAATTAGGTATGACGGTCTTTACATGATGCAATAACAAAAACGGGTCAATGTTTTCAATCTTTTGCGTTGGAAAAGCCTGTTTAACGGCAATTCCTTCCATATCTATTGTTTGCGCTGTTAATACAGCAGAAACGCTTCTGTCTTTCATTTTTTCTAATTTATTTGATCTATATGTTTAAATACATAAACAATAACTGTTGATTTAGTAATTGCTGTTCAAGGGTTACACAAATTAAATTTTGCAACTTACTTTATAGTTAATTATCTTTCTTGTATCTTATATTTTACATCACAGTTACTTGCCTAAAAACGATTTAACTACTACTTATTGATGACATTATTTACTAACATCTATACGCTGTTTTTGTGTTTGGCGGGACTAACCTCCATTTTTCTTGCTTTAAAAATTTACAAATTGGCAGGTCGGGCCGTTAAATGGTTTGGTCTTCTTTTGATTTTTATATCTATATGGGCTATCGCTTACGGTTTTGAGCTATCTAGTCAAACTCTTGAGCAGATGAAATTCTGGCTTAAGATAGAGTATATTGGGATATCGTTTTTGCCTGTGTTTTGGTTAGCCTTTATACTGCTTTACTTAGGTAAGGAAAGGTGGATGAATAAATTTAACCTAACATTCATATTCTTAATTCCAATAATAACATTGGTTTTGGTATGGACGAATGATTATCATCATTTTCATTATTTGTCCTTATCTCTTGATACACAAAGTGGGCCATTTCCTTTATTGGCGATTAAGAGAGGGTTATGGTATCGAGTGTTTATCTCATATTTTTATTTTGTAACGGCATTTGCCGTATTAATGCTTTTTTTAAAATATAAAAAGTCAAATGATATTTATAAAAAGCACAATACCAGTTTGCTAATCGGATCAATTATTCCATGGGTAGCTAATGTTTTTTACTTAGCCGGTGTGAGACCTTATCAGCATATAGATTTAACACCCTTTGCTTTTATGTTAACAGGGTTGATAATTGGTTTAAGCTTTATAAGGTTTAGGCTTTTTGATATTATTCCTGTTGCAAGGGAAAAAGTGATTGACGCAATGAGTGATGGCATTTTGGTATTAGATACTCAAAATCGAATTGTTGATGCAAATCGACAAATGCTAGAGTATCTAAATCACAAAAACAGTACAGCTGTCATTGGTTCCTTTTTTAATGATATTCTCCCATTTTGCATTCTTCAACATAAGATAAGTCAAAATAGAGTTACTTTGAATGAAGAAATAAGATTGACCAAAGGTGAAGATGAATTGTTGTTAGCAGTTGATGTTGCTCCAATTTTTGATGATAATAGAAAATATGGGGGAGCAGTCCTGATGTTTAAAGACATTACCAGTCAGAAAAAGGATGAGCTAAAATTACAACAACAGTCTAAAGAATTGCAGGCCTTAAATCAATTAAAAAGTCAGCTATTCTCCATTATTTCACATGATTTAAGAAGTCCCTTGGTTAATTTGGTTGATGTGTTGAATCTTGCAGAAGAAAACCTCTTGACTGAAATGGAATTCAAAACGATGCTGCCAAAGCTTTCTAAAAATATTGCCTATACATTCGATTTACTTGAAAATCTACTTTTCTGGTCCAAAAACCAATTTGAAGGAGCGCTAATTTCACCAGAGTATTTTAATCTAAAAAAAATGGTAAGTACTGAATTGCATTATTTTCAGTTAAGTGCCAAAGCTAAAGGTGTTAAATTAAAGAAACAGATTAGTGGCGACATAAATGTGTTTGCAGATCTTCAAATGATTCGTTTAGTGGTAAGAAATTTATTAAGTAATGCAATAAAGTTTTGTCATGCAGGTAGCAAGGTGCTGATAGGTGCTGCATTGAATGAGGATAAATCGGTAGTAATTTATGTAGAAGATTCAGGTGTAGGTATGGGGACTAATGAGCTGGAAATGCTTCAGCGTCAGGAAAGTTTTACTATACGAGGAACTCAAGATGAAACAGGTACCGGTTTAGGTCTGCTGTTATGCCATGAATTTGTTAAAAAGAATAAAGGACAGTTGTTTATAGAAAGTGAATTAAATAAAGGCAGCAAATTTTCTTTTACATTACCGGTTGGAAAGGTTAACGAGGAAGCATATTAACTGCTTTATTTAACAATGCCACGAATACAAATTCGTGACATTGTCAATTGGCTCAGAATTTTCAATAGCCCTTTTATTTATACTAAGTTCTTATACTTAATTCGATGCGGGGTATCGTTGCCTAAGCGTTTTTTACGATTTTCTTCATATTCGGTATAATTACCTTCAAAGAAATAAACCTGTGAATTTCCTTCAAATGCTAAAATATGCGTACAAATACGGTCCAGAAACCAACGGTCGTGGGAAATAATTACAGCACAGCCTCCAAAGTTTTCCAAGGCTTCCTCTAATGAACGTAATGTGTTTACATCAATATCATTGGTAGGTTCATCAAGCAGTAACACGTTAGCGCCTTCTTTTAGAGTAATGGCTAGATGAGCCCTGTTACGTTCCCCTCCCGAAAGTACCCCAACTTTTTTCTGTTGGTCGGCACCGTTAAAATTGAATTTCGATACATAAGCACGACCATTCATCGATTTGTTGCCCAGCATTATATTTTCGGTCCCTCCGGTAATGTTCTCAAACACTGTTTTATCCGGATCCAAATCATTATGGGTTTGATCCACGTAGCCTAGTTTTACAGTTTCTCCCACTTTAAATGAACCGGTATCTGATTTTTCCTGACCGGTAATCAATTTAAATAAAGTGGTTTTACCAGCACCATTCGGTCCAATAATTCCCACGATACCAGCTGGAGGTAAACTAAATTCAAGGTTTTCAAATAAGATACGGTCTCCATATGCCTTTGATACACCATGGGCTTCAATTACCACATTTCCTAAACGAGGTCCTGGAGGAATGAATAATTCCAACTTTTCTTCCCTGTCTTTGGTTTCTTCGCTAGCAAGCTTGTCGTATGCTGATAAACGTGCTTTAGACTTAGCATGACGAGCTTTCGGAGCCATTCGTACCCATTCCAACTCACGTTCCAAGGTTTTTTGACGTTTGGTTTCCGATTTTTCTTCCTGGGCTAAACGTTTCGCTTTCTGATCTAACCATGAGGAGTAATTACCTTTCCAGGGAATACCTTCTCCACGGTCTAATTCTAATATCCAACCGGCAACATTGTCCAGAAAATAACGGTCGTGAGTAACAGCTATTACGGTACCTTTATATTGTTGAAGGTGCATTTCTAACCAATCAATTGACTCGGCGTCCAAATGGTTGGTAGGCTCGTCCAATAATAAAACATCCGGCTCTTGAATCAATAAGCGACATAATGCCACGCGGCGACGTTCTCCACCTGACAAAACGGCAATTTTTGTGTCCGGTTCTGGACAACGTAACGCATCCATTGCACGCTCCAGTTTATTGTCAAGCTCCCATGCTCCAACAGCGTCAATCTTATCTTGTAACTCGCCTTGACGGTTCATTAATTTGTCCATCTCATCAGGGTTTTCATAAACCTCCGGCAGTCCAAAACGTTCGTTAATTTCCTCGTATTCTTTCAGGATGTCAATGATGTGTTGAGCGCCTTCTTGAACAACCTCTTTTACCGTTTTATCTGGATCTAATTGAGGTTCTTGGGCTAAATATCCAACAGTGTATCCTGGTGAGAATACTACTTCGCCTTGATATGACTTATCTAAACCGGCAATGATCTTAAGAAGAGATGATTTTCCGGAGCCGTTTAAACCAATTACACCAATTTTAGCACCGTAAAAAAAGGACAGGTAAATATTCTTTAAAACTTGCTTTTGTGGCGGGTAAATCTTGTTTACCCCAGCCATTGAAAATATGATTTTTTCGTCTGACATTATTGCTTATTTGCTTAAGTTTGCAAATATCGACATTAGCCTGCTGCTCACAAAAAAATTATAGTTTAAGCAATCTTTCTTCATGTTTTACCGTATATAATTTAGAGTTGTCTTTTGGCGTAATTGTTGATAACTTAATAATAAATCGCTTCGATTTATAAAGATAGTTCTTACATTAGTCTCGGGCCGTTTCAGGAGCCCAACTTACCACAAGTTAGTAATCTCAAATAGCTCTTGACTTGTATAAACATTTTAATAATTTAAGCGTTTTTAAGTAATATTCACTATATTCCTTATTATATGGAAGCAAAATTTTCACCGAGAGTTAAAGACGTCATTTCGTACAGTCGCGAGGAGGCTTTACGATTAGGGCACGACTATATAGGTACAGAACATTTGCTTTTAGGACTGATCCGTGAGGGCGATGGCATTGCCATCAAGTTGCTGAAAGGGATGGGTATTGATACCTACAAGTTGCGTAAAACTATTGAAGACGCAGTTAAAGGCACTTCTGGCACAACGGTTAATTTGGGAAATATTCCGTTAACCAAACAAGCGGAGAAGGTTCTGAAAATTACATACCTGGAGGCAAAAATATTCAAAAGCGAGGTGATTGGGACAGAACACTTGTTGCTTTCATTGTTGCGAGATGAAGATAATATTGCTTCTCAAGTATTGAATCAGTTTAATGTTAACTATGAGGTTTTTAAAGCTGAACTTGAAGCCAATGTGAGTGGCATCAGAAGTGAGGCGCCTCAAAGTTCTTCTGATGAGGAAAACTACAGAGAAGAAGAAAACTTTGGAAGCTCTAAGAAAACCAGTGATTCAAAGTCTAAGACTCCTGTACTCGATAATTTTGGTCGAGATTTAACCAAAGCTGCAGAAGAAGGTAAACTGGATCCGATCGTTGGACGTGAAAAAGAAATTGAACGTGTTTCTCAAATTCTTTCCCGTCGTAAGAAAAATAATCCGATCCTTATTGGTGAACCTGGAGTTGGTAAGTCAGCTATTGCAGAGGGTTTAGCATTAAGAATTGTTCAGCGTAAAGTTTCCCGTGTACTTTTCAATAAACGTGTGGTAACCCTTGATTTGGCATCATTAGTTGCCGGAACCAAGTACCGCGGACAATTTGAAGAGCGTATGAAAGCAGTCATGAACGAATTGGAGAAATCTCCTGATGTGATTCTGTTCATCGACGAAATTCATACTATTGTTGGAGCAGGAGGAGCCTCAGGATCGTTGGATGCTTCTAATATGTTTAAACCTGCATTAGCAAGAGGTGAGATTCAATGTATTGGAGCTACAACTTTAGATGAGTACCGTCAGTATATTGAAAAAGATGGAGCATTAGATCGTCGTTTCCAAAAGGTAATGGTTGAACCTGCTACTGTAGATGAAACCATTGAAATTTTGAATAGAATTAAGGAGAAATACGAAGAACATCATGGTGTTAATTATACTCCTGAAGCGATTAATGCTTGTGTCAATTTAACCAATCGCTACATTACTGACCGTTTCTTACCTGATAAAGCAATTGACGCTTTGGATGAAGCCGGTTCTCGCGTACACTTAACCAATATTCACGTGCCTCAAAACATTATTGATATTGAGCAACGAATTGAGGAAATTAAGCTGGAAAAAAACCGGGTAGTTCGTAGTCAGAAATATGAGGAAGCAGCCAAGCTTCGTGATACAGAGAAACATCTGTTAGAAGAATTGGATAAAGCTAAAACTGAATGGGAAGCTGAAACTAAAACTAAGCGTTATGTGGTTTCAGAAGATAACGTGGCAGAGGTTGTTGCAATGATGACAGGAATTCCTGTTCAACGAGTTGGCCAGGCTGATAGTCAAAAATTGCTTAATATGGCTGATGAACTGAGAGATAAGATCATTGGTCAGGATGAGGCTATTAAAAAGCTTACAAAAGCCATTCAACGTACACGTGCCGGGTTAAAAGACCCTAGAAAGCCTATTGGTTCTTTCATATTCTTAGGTCCTACAGGTGTTGGTAAAACAGAGTTGGCCAAAGCCTTAGCTCGATTCATGTTTGATACAGATGATTCATTGATTCAAATCGACATGAGTGAATACATGGAGAAATTTGCAGTTTCTCGTTTGGTGGGTGCTCCTCCAGGATATGTTGGCTACGAAGAAGGCGGACAGTTAACTGAAAAAGTTCGTCGTAAACCTTATTCAGTTGTGTTATTAGATGAAATCGAAAAAGCACATCCTGATGTATTCAATATCTTGTTGCAAGTACTGGATGAAGGTGTGTTAACCGACAGCTTGGGTCGCAAAGTTGACTTCCGTAACACGGTTATCATTATGACTTCAAACATTGGTGCACGTCAGTTAAAAGACTTTGGTCAAGGTGTTGGTTTTACTACTTCGACTAAGCTTGCAGGTGCAGATAGCCATTCACGTGGTGTAATTGAAACTGCTTTAAAGCGTGCTTTTGCTCCTGAGTTCTTAAACCGTGTTGATGACGTTGTTGTATTCAATTCATTGAACAAGGAAGATATCTTCAAAATTATTGACATTGAGCTGAAATCATTGTTTGGACGTATTCAAAATTTAGGCTATACAATTCAGTTGACAGACGATGCGAAAGAGTTAATTGCTGAGCGTGGCTTTGATCCAAACTTCGGAGCTCGTCCGCTAAATCGTGCTATTCAAAAATATCTTGAAGATCCGATAGCGGAAGAGATACTTAAAGGAGAGATTCAGGATGGAGATATTATGGAAATTGGTGTTGATAAAGAAACCAATGAAATAAAGATCAATATTTTGAAGGAAGCGCGTAAGCGCAAGAAAAAAGAAGAAGATAATTTAAGTTAATAGAAACGCCCCGCTCTGGGGCGTTTCCATTTTAGTTGGTTTATAAAGTGAATTTAATTCCTTTATTTTCAGTTGGTAAAGTTATTTGTTTGTCGACTTGCAAGGTTTTATGCAACTGAATGTCTTCTGCCGACATCTAATTAATAAAAACATAGTTTAAAGAGATTGCTTCTACAGAAGTTCTACTCTTAATTTAAAAATGAAGTTTATGAAAAGATTAACCTATACGCTTGGCTCACTTTTGATGATTTTAGGAGTGGCTACCTCATGTCAGGATATTACAGAAGTTTATACAACACCAGCTCGTACTGTAATTACAGATAGACTGCCTAGCGAGTGGACTGCTTATAGTAACGGAACAGGTTATTATACTACCGTTAATATGCCTGAGATTACTTCTAACTTTAATGCTACAGGAGCAGTATTGGTTTATATGTCATTTGACCAAGGATATTATGATGCATTGCCTCAAGTGGTAAATGGAGTGTCGTATTTTTTTGCCTCAACACCTGGATTAGTACAGATCGATATGCAAACCATAAATGGCAGTCAGCTTTCTCGTCCAGGACCAACAAGTGTCAAGATTGTATTGGTGGATGCTGAACAAATTGCCATGATGAAGGATAAGGGAATCAATCTGAAAGATTACAACGCCGTACAAAAAGCGGTAAAGCCAGTTGAAAAATATATTGATTTTAAATAATTCTTGCTAAAATCGGCCTATTGAATTAATAATCAGTTAATATTGGCCCGGTATATTGCTTCAAATTTTATTACATGAAGCAATTTGTTTTAGCATTATTTTTCAGCTGTTATTGTTTAAAATCATTAGCCCAAATGAAGCCAGATATTGATATACAGGGACATAGAGGATGTAGGGGGTTAATGCCGGAAAATACAATCCCGGCTATGATTAAAGCGATTGATCTAGGTGTTCAAACGCTTGAAATGGATTGTGTTATTTCCAGAGATAAAAAAGTGGTGGTTTCGCATGATAATTTTATGTCACATGAGTTTGTGTTACAGCCTAACGGAGAGTCGATTGAGGAAACTGAAGAACGCAAATTCAATTTATATCAGTTGGATTATGAAGCTATAAGAATGTTTGATGTAGGAAGTAAGGTTCATCCTCGCTTTCCTGATCAAAAGAAGTTTTCAGTAGAAAAACCATTGTTATCTTCATTGATTGATAGTGTAGAGAATTACGTCAACGCTAAAGGACTTAAGCCATTGTATTATAACATTGAAACCAAGCTTACACCTGCAGGAGACGTAGTTTTTCACCCGAATCCTAATGAGTTTGTCAATCTATTGATGAGTGTAGTTCTTGAAAAGAAAATTGAAGATAGAGTAATTGTGCAATCATTTGATGTGAGAACACTTCAAGTGATTCATCAGCTTTACCCTAAAATAAAAACAGCTTTACTGGTGGAAAATGAGTTGGGATTGGAGGCTAATTTGGCTGTATTAGGATTTGTTCCTGCTATTTATAGTCCCGATTTCGAGCTTCTTAATGAAGAACTTGTAAATAGTGTTCATGAAAAAAACATGAGTTTGATACCGTGGACAATTAATAAAAATGCTGATATGGAACGGATTGCAAAGATGGGTGTGGATGGTATCATTACTGATTATCCTGATAAAGCCATTAAGCTATTTGGCAATTATCAAAAATAGAAGAACAAAGGCCTTAGAAATGTTAGGCCTTTGTTGCTTTTAATAAAGTTGTTTTTTGTCTATACTGCGCCAAAACTGAAACACTGTAAGGGCTTCCTCTCTCCCTAAGGGAATCATTGGAATCTGCCTTTCGTTATGGTTAAGAGGAATTTCTCTGTAAATAAAGTCATCATCAAAGCCAATTTCTGCAGCATCCTTACGAGTGTTTGCAAAATAGACCTTGGAAGGTCTTGCCCAATAAATAGCACCTAAGCACATAGGACAAGGCTCACATGAAGTGTAAATTTCGCAACCATCAAGCTGAAAAGTTCCAAGGTTTTTACATGCGTCACGAATAGCTATTACCTCTGCATGAGCAGTGGGGTCATTAGTGGTTAAAACCTGATTGTTTCCGCGACCGATAATTACACCATTTTTAACAATCACACAGCCAAAGGGGCCGCCCTCATTTTTTAAGGGCCCTTCTTTTGATAGCCGTATGGCTTCTTGCATA
Above is a window of Solitalea lacus DNA encoding:
- a CDS encoding glycerophosphodiester phosphodiesterase family protein — translated: MKPDIDIQGHRGCRGLMPENTIPAMIKAIDLGVQTLEMDCVISRDKKVVVSHDNFMSHEFVLQPNGESIEETEERKFNLYQLDYEAIRMFDVGSKVHPRFPDQKKFSVEKPLLSSLIDSVENYVNAKGLKPLYYNIETKLTPAGDVVFHPNPNEFVNLLMSVVLEKKIEDRVIVQSFDVRTLQVIHQLYPKIKTALLVENELGLEANLAVLGFVPAIYSPDFELLNEELVNSVHEKNMSLIPWTINKNADMERIAKMGVDGIITDYPDKAIKLFGNYQK
- a CDS encoding nucleoside deaminase; translation: MSELMNEFMQEAIRLSKEGPLKNEGGPFGCVIVKNGVIIGRGNNQVLTTNDPTAHAEVIAIRDACKNLGTFQLDGCEIYTSCEPCPMCLGAIYWARPSKVYFANTRKDAAEIGFDDDFIYREIPLNHNERQIPMIPLGREEALTVFQFWRSIDKKQLY
- a CDS encoding ATP-dependent Clp protease ATP-binding subunit, whose product is MEAKFSPRVKDVISYSREEALRLGHDYIGTEHLLLGLIREGDGIAIKLLKGMGIDTYKLRKTIEDAVKGTSGTTVNLGNIPLTKQAEKVLKITYLEAKIFKSEVIGTEHLLLSLLRDEDNIASQVLNQFNVNYEVFKAELEANVSGIRSEAPQSSSDEENYREEENFGSSKKTSDSKSKTPVLDNFGRDLTKAAEEGKLDPIVGREKEIERVSQILSRRKKNNPILIGEPGVGKSAIAEGLALRIVQRKVSRVLFNKRVVTLDLASLVAGTKYRGQFEERMKAVMNELEKSPDVILFIDEIHTIVGAGGASGSLDASNMFKPALARGEIQCIGATTLDEYRQYIEKDGALDRRFQKVMVEPATVDETIEILNRIKEKYEEHHGVNYTPEAINACVNLTNRYITDRFLPDKAIDALDEAGSRVHLTNIHVPQNIIDIEQRIEEIKLEKNRVVRSQKYEEAAKLRDTEKHLLEELDKAKTEWEAETKTKRYVVSEDNVAEVVAMMTGIPVQRVGQADSQKLLNMADELRDKIIGQDEAIKKLTKAIQRTRAGLKDPRKPIGSFIFLGPTGVGKTELAKALARFMFDTDDSLIQIDMSEYMEKFAVSRLVGAPPGYVGYEEGGQLTEKVRRKPYSVVLLDEIEKAHPDVFNILLQVLDEGVLTDSLGRKVDFRNTVIIMTSNIGARQLKDFGQGVGFTTSTKLAGADSHSRGVIETALKRAFAPEFLNRVDDVVVFNSLNKEDIFKIIDIELKSLFGRIQNLGYTIQLTDDAKELIAERGFDPNFGARPLNRAIQKYLEDPIAEEILKGEIQDGDIMEIGVDKETNEIKINILKEARKRKKKEEDNLS